A part of Saccharomonospora amisosensis genomic DNA contains:
- the pdxR gene encoding MocR-like pyridoxine biosynthesis transcription factor PdxR: protein MGKSWSSSGVDVHLDWDPDTGRAGLAEALRLAIRAGRLPRGAMLPSTRALAADLGIARGTVTRVYTDLAAEGYLRTRQGAPTTVATAATAATSPPSVPPAAPKQSAPRWSLLPGQPNLSMFPRGEWLSATRRVLQHAPSSMFGYLEERGVEQLRHALARYLTRSRGVVAEPERIVVCGGYSHAISLLCTTLRELGESSIAFEDPSLWVFRDLAAAAGLGVDPVAVDDDGLVVSELDSSAVVVTPAHQYPLGVTLAPHRRADLARWARDRDAVVIEDDYDGEFRFDRRPIGAVQALAPEHIVYAGTASKTLAPGLRLGWLVLPSGLVEPVRAVLARSGWRAPVLQQLVLADLLESGAYDRHVRRCRASYRRRRDQLLARLPPQLSPRGISAGVQLLLMLPESGPDEQAVLAAAHRHSLALQPLGPHWIGNQQRGAGILVGYATPAEHAFGPTVRALLDTLTDAGL from the coding sequence ATGGGAAAATCATGGTCCAGCTCCGGGGTGGATGTGCACCTCGACTGGGACCCTGACACCGGCCGAGCGGGCCTCGCCGAGGCGTTGCGGCTTGCCATCCGCGCGGGACGGCTGCCGCGGGGCGCCATGCTGCCGTCCACCCGAGCGCTCGCCGCCGACCTCGGCATAGCGCGAGGCACGGTGACCCGCGTGTACACCGACCTCGCCGCCGAGGGATACCTGCGCACAAGGCAAGGCGCACCGACGACGGTGGCGACGGCGGCGACGGCGGCCACGTCCCCGCCCTCCGTACCGCCCGCCGCGCCCAAACAGTCCGCACCTCGGTGGAGCCTGCTACCGGGACAGCCGAACCTTTCCATGTTTCCCAGGGGCGAGTGGCTTTCGGCCACCAGACGCGTGCTGCAGCACGCCCCGTCCTCGATGTTCGGTTACCTCGAGGAACGTGGGGTCGAGCAATTGCGCCACGCCCTGGCCCGCTACCTCACCCGCAGCAGGGGCGTGGTCGCCGAGCCGGAGCGGATCGTGGTGTGCGGCGGCTACTCGCACGCGATCTCGCTGCTGTGCACGACCCTGCGCGAGCTGGGTGAGTCCAGCATCGCCTTCGAGGACCCCTCGCTGTGGGTGTTCCGCGACCTGGCCGCCGCCGCCGGACTCGGGGTCGATCCGGTCGCCGTCGACGACGACGGACTCGTGGTGTCCGAACTGGATAGTTCCGCCGTCGTGGTGACCCCGGCACACCAGTACCCGCTCGGTGTGACACTGGCCCCGCACCGGCGTGCCGACCTTGCACGGTGGGCGCGGGATCGCGACGCGGTCGTGATCGAGGACGACTACGACGGCGAGTTCCGCTTCGACCGGCGCCCCATCGGGGCGGTGCAGGCACTGGCCCCCGAACACATCGTCTACGCGGGTACCGCCAGCAAGACCCTCGCCCCTGGGCTGCGGCTGGGCTGGCTGGTACTGCCGAGCGGTCTGGTGGAACCCGTCAGGGCGGTGCTGGCGCGCAGTGGCTGGCGCGCGCCGGTGCTGCAACAGCTCGTGCTGGCGGACCTGCTGGAATCCGGCGCCTACGACCGGCACGTCCGCCGCTGCCGGGCTTCCTACCGCAGGCGACGCGACCAACTGCTCGCGCGGCTCCCGCCGCAACTGAGCCCACGCGGGATATCCGCGGGGGTCCAGCTGCTGCTGATGCTTCCCGAGTCAGGACCGGACGAGCAGGCCGTGCTGGCGGCCGCGCACCGGCACTCGCTCGCGCTGCAACCGCTTGGTCCACACTGGATCGGCAACCAGCAACGCGGAGCCGGCATCCTGGTGGGCTACGCGACTCCGGCCGAGCACGCGTTCGGCCCCACGGTACGAGCGCTGCTGGACACCCTCACCGACGCAGGTCTGTGA
- a CDS encoding carboxymuconolactone decarboxylase family protein yields MGVTKRIQLTVSLPQAHRQVLALHSTVEQAAADAGLDPGLVELVKIRASQLNGCAFCVDAHTRDARELGESERRIYLLSAWRETELYTEKERAALALTEAMTMLPRDQDVPDDVYDQVTAVFTEQQYVALAWAATVINTWNRLGVTSRKPLPDVAA; encoded by the coding sequence GTGGGCGTGACGAAGCGGATCCAACTCACCGTGAGTCTGCCGCAGGCCCACCGGCAGGTGCTCGCACTACACAGCACCGTGGAGCAGGCGGCCGCCGACGCCGGGCTCGACCCCGGGCTCGTCGAACTGGTCAAGATCAGGGCCTCCCAGCTCAACGGCTGCGCGTTCTGCGTGGACGCGCACACTCGTGACGCGCGCGAACTCGGCGAGAGTGAACGCAGGATCTACCTGCTGAGCGCGTGGCGAGAGACCGAGCTCTACACCGAAAAGGAGCGCGCGGCGCTGGCGCTGACCGAGGCGATGACGATGCTGCCGAGGGATCAGGACGTGCCGGACGACGTCTACGACCAGGTGACCGCGGTCTTCACCGAGCAGCAGTACGTCGCGCTCGCCTGGGCGGCCACCGTGATCAACACGTGGAACCGGCTCGGGGTGACCAGCCGCAAGCCGCTGCCCGATGTGGCCGCGTGA
- a CDS encoding isocitrate lyase/PEP mutase family protein, whose protein sequence is MNATRLRALHRPGTALVLPNAWDAMSARLVQDAGFSAVATSSVAVAAGLGYADREQAPPEEMLAAARRMARAVSVPVTVDAESGYGLPPAELAERLLAAGVAGCNVEDTEHPSGRRREQAEQADLLAALRSAAGAELVLNARIDSFLEAGDEWAALPDALRRAESYLAAGADCVYPIHMRDPEVVAAFTERLRPAAVNVTYLPGMPDVAGLARLGVARISFGGGLLAATRSWLGRRLADLADGTMPY, encoded by the coding sequence GTGAACGCGACTCGGCTGCGCGCGCTGCACCGGCCCGGCACTGCGCTCGTGCTGCCCAACGCCTGGGACGCCATGAGCGCACGGCTCGTGCAGGACGCGGGCTTTTCGGCCGTGGCGACGAGTTCCGTCGCCGTCGCGGCGGGCCTTGGCTACGCGGACCGCGAACAGGCCCCGCCGGAGGAGATGCTCGCGGCGGCCCGGCGGATGGCGCGTGCGGTCTCCGTGCCGGTGACGGTGGACGCCGAGTCCGGGTACGGGTTGCCACCCGCCGAACTGGCCGAGCGACTACTCGCCGCCGGGGTGGCCGGCTGCAACGTGGAGGACACCGAACATCCCAGCGGCAGGCGCCGCGAACAGGCCGAGCAGGCCGATCTGCTGGCGGCGCTGCGAAGCGCCGCCGGAGCGGAACTGGTGCTCAACGCGCGGATCGACAGTTTCCTCGAAGCAGGCGACGAGTGGGCCGCGCTGCCCGACGCGTTGCGGCGGGCGGAAAGCTACCTCGCCGCGGGGGCCGACTGCGTCTACCCGATCCACATGCGTGACCCCGAAGTCGTCGCCGCCTTCACCGAGCGGTTGCGCCCGGCGGCGGTGAACGTCACCTACCTGCCCGGGATGCCCGACGTCGCCGGTCTCGCGCGGCTGGGAGTAGCCAGGATCTCCTTCGGTGGCGGGCTGCTGGCCGCGACCCGCTCCTGGCTCGGGCGCAGGCTCGCCGACCTCGCCGACGGCACCATGCCGTACTGA
- a CDS encoding class I mannose-6-phosphate isomerase produces the protein MNAPLQPIALPANQPSQFYRGGAAIAELRGATADTAYGPEDWVASTTTRFGSETEGLTRLPDGRWLRDAVRADPLGWLGARHVESFADSTALLVKLLDAGQRLPVHFHPDDDFARGHFDSHFGKTEAWIVVGTRSTDATVYTGFRRTTSREVIARWVREQDAPAMLSALNAVPVRPGDTVHIPAGLPHAIGEGVFVVELQQPTDFSLTLEWRDFLADPDRGHLGLGFDTALDALDNSGWDPERLSTLIRHTGGAPGHSVDLLADGARPFFRADQLRPDPALALDPSFAVLVVLEGEGALSTERGGQHPLRRGDTLVVPHAAGQLELSGPLTVIRCRPPRPTG, from the coding sequence ATGAACGCACCACTCCAGCCGATCGCGCTGCCGGCCAACCAGCCGTCGCAGTTCTACCGTGGCGGCGCCGCGATCGCCGAGTTACGCGGCGCGACAGCGGACACCGCCTACGGTCCTGAGGACTGGGTCGCCTCCACCACGACGCGGTTCGGCTCGGAAACCGAGGGGCTGACGCGGTTGCCCGACGGCCGCTGGCTGCGCGACGCCGTACGCGCCGATCCGCTCGGCTGGCTCGGTGCGCGGCACGTCGAGTCGTTCGCCGACTCGACGGCGCTGTTGGTCAAGCTGCTCGACGCGGGCCAGCGGCTGCCGGTCCACTTCCATCCCGACGACGACTTCGCTCGCGGGCACTTCGACTCCCACTTCGGTAAGACCGAGGCCTGGATCGTGGTGGGTACCCGGTCCACCGACGCGACCGTCTACACCGGATTCCGCCGAACGACGAGCCGGGAGGTGATCGCGCGGTGGGTGCGTGAACAGGACGCGCCCGCGATGCTGTCCGCGCTCAACGCCGTGCCGGTGCGGCCGGGCGACACCGTGCACATCCCGGCGGGCCTGCCGCACGCGATCGGCGAAGGCGTGTTCGTGGTCGAGTTGCAGCAGCCCACCGACTTCTCTCTCACGCTGGAATGGCGCGACTTCCTCGCCGACCCGGACAGGGGGCACCTCGGGCTGGGTTTCGACACCGCGCTGGACGCGCTGGACAACTCGGGCTGGGACCCCGAGCGGCTTTCGACGTTGATCCGCCACACCGGCGGCGCGCCGGGGCATTCCGTGGACCTGCTCGCGGACGGGGCGCGGCCGTTCTTCCGTGCCGACCAACTGCGTCCTGACCCGGCACTGGCACTTGATCCGTCGTTCGCCGTGCTGGTCGTCCTGGAGGGCGAGGGCGCACTGAGCACCGAGCGCGGCGGGCAGCACCCGCTGCGGCGAGGTGACACGCTCGTCGTTCCACACGCCGCCGGTCAGCTGGAGCTTTCCGGGCCGCTGACGGTGATCCGCTGCCGACCGCCGCGACCGACCGGCTGA
- a CDS encoding ABC transporter ATP-binding protein, whose translation MPPTAALAVSDLRMCYGDLVAVDGVSFEVTEGEFFGILGPNGAGKTTTLEMAEGLREPDSGTVRLLGKSPWPRDLTLLPRIGVQLQASAFFEKLTAREQLETFGALYGVGAGRVDEMLDLVGLSDKAGTPEAKLSGGQRQRLSIACALVHDPDIVFLDEPTAALDPQARRNLWDVLREIQTRGKTIIYTTHYLDEAEVLCDRVAIMDHGRILAMDAPARLVRDLDAATHVILERGALPASQAGTLPGADHVTADELSLTISTRDPAPLLAALAERGTLGGLQVRTATLEDVFLELTGREYRA comes from the coding sequence ATGCCACCCACCGCGGCGCTCGCCGTTTCCGACCTGCGCATGTGTTACGGCGATCTCGTCGCTGTCGACGGCGTCTCGTTCGAGGTTACCGAGGGCGAGTTCTTCGGCATTCTCGGTCCCAACGGTGCGGGAAAGACGACCACGCTGGAGATGGCCGAAGGGCTGCGCGAGCCTGACTCCGGGACCGTGCGGCTGCTCGGCAAGTCACCGTGGCCACGTGACCTTACGCTGCTGCCCCGCATCGGTGTACAACTGCAGGCCTCGGCGTTCTTCGAGAAGCTGACCGCCCGCGAGCAACTCGAGACCTTCGGCGCGCTCTACGGGGTCGGTGCGGGCCGGGTGGACGAGATGCTTGACCTGGTGGGCCTTTCGGACAAGGCGGGAACGCCGGAGGCGAAACTGTCCGGCGGGCAACGGCAGCGGCTGTCCATCGCCTGCGCACTGGTGCACGACCCCGACATCGTCTTCCTCGACGAGCCCACCGCCGCGCTCGACCCGCAGGCGCGCCGCAACCTGTGGGACGTGCTGCGAGAGATCCAGACCCGGGGCAAGACCATCATCTACACCACGCACTACCTCGACGAAGCCGAGGTGCTCTGCGACCGCGTCGCGATCATGGATCACGGCCGAATCCTGGCGATGGACGCGCCCGCCCGGCTGGTACGTGACCTCGACGCCGCGACCCACGTGATCCTCGAGCGCGGCGCGCTGCCCGCGTCCCAAGCGGGCACGCTGCCCGGAGCCGACCACGTTACCGCCGACGAGTTGTCGCTGACCATTTCCACGCGCGACCCCGCGCCGCTGCTGGCCGCGCTCGCCGAGCGCGGCACCCTGGGCGGGCTACAGGTGCGCACGGCCACCCTCGAGGACGTCTTCCTCGAGCTGACAGGCAGGGAGTATCGCGCGTGA